Proteins found in one Geomonas subterranea genomic segment:
- a CDS encoding HesA/MoeB/ThiF family protein, producing the protein MDELNNFLEAHTEMGLIGWVHQAEAARRFGITVHQAERAILEMGLLPARYQRNCGTASVEGQLVLHGSRVAVIGCGGLGGYVVEQLARLGVGTIVAVDPDVFEEHNLNRQLLSSIEGLGAPKAAAAAQRVAAINPAVTVVPVQDAFCPENASVLLAGSRVAVDALDSVQTRLELADACNRLQLPLVHGAIAGWYGQVATQLPGHATVRHIYSSWTSGAGVERELGNPSFTPAAVAGVQTAEVCKLLLGLEHPLSGRKLLLDLLHMDMDHFTLPA; encoded by the coding sequence ATGGACGAACTGAACAACTTTCTGGAGGCACACACGGAGATGGGGCTGATCGGCTGGGTGCACCAGGCCGAGGCGGCGCGCCGATTTGGCATCACCGTACATCAGGCGGAACGCGCCATCCTTGAGATGGGCCTGCTCCCGGCGCGTTACCAGCGTAACTGTGGCACCGCGTCCGTCGAGGGGCAGCTCGTACTGCACGGCAGCCGGGTCGCTGTGATAGGATGCGGCGGGCTGGGAGGCTACGTGGTGGAGCAACTGGCGCGGCTGGGAGTCGGCACTATCGTTGCCGTCGATCCCGATGTCTTCGAGGAACATAACCTCAACCGGCAGCTCCTCAGCAGCATCGAGGGGCTTGGGGCACCAAAAGCCGCGGCCGCCGCGCAGCGCGTCGCGGCGATAAACCCCGCGGTAACCGTCGTGCCGGTGCAGGACGCATTTTGCCCGGAGAACGCAAGCGTGCTTCTAGCCGGAAGCCGGGTGGCCGTTGACGCCCTCGACAGCGTGCAGACCCGGCTGGAACTGGCGGACGCCTGCAACAGATTACAGCTTCCACTGGTCCACGGCGCCATCGCCGGCTGGTACGGCCAGGTCGCCACGCAACTGCCGGGACACGCAACGGTTCGTCATATCTACAGCTCCTGGACCTCAGGTGCCGGGGTGGAGCGCGAACTGGGTAATCCCTCATTCACCCCCGCTGCCGTTGCCGGCGTCCAGACGGCCGAGGTGTGCAAACTGCTGCTCGGCCTGGAGCACCCCCTCTCGGGACGCAAGCTGCTGCTTGACCTGCTGCACATGGACATGGACCACTTCACCCTCCCCGCCTAG
- a CDS encoding EamA family transporter produces MLSVLFGLATAFCWGTCDFIGGTSSRRTGAFFMTLATIASGLAMLIPVALMVRETPPTAAGWALNMIAGGFDALGILLLYRSMKLGRLSLAAPLSALTAATIPVIVGMATQGVPDRKVVLGLALVLASVWLLCREQSEGPAEPLRPVHVWLPLLSGSCLGLFLVLMHSASSGAVLWPMVAVRCGGVLVLLLFLAAGRQGGGDWGALPWRMVLLNAFLDVCGNGFYIMAGHSGRMDVAAVLSSLFPGATVFLAWLILKERVSMVQLGGVATALAAIALLT; encoded by the coding sequence ATGCTTTCCGTACTCTTCGGCCTCGCGACCGCCTTCTGCTGGGGAACCTGCGACTTCATAGGCGGGACCAGCAGTCGCCGCACCGGCGCCTTCTTCATGACCCTCGCAACCATCGCCTCAGGCCTCGCCATGCTGATCCCGGTTGCCTTGATGGTGCGGGAGACGCCGCCGACTGCAGCGGGATGGGCGCTCAACATGATTGCCGGCGGCTTCGACGCCCTTGGGATCCTCCTGCTGTACCGGTCCATGAAGCTCGGAAGGCTGAGCCTCGCAGCCCCCCTTTCCGCGCTCACAGCCGCCACCATTCCGGTCATCGTGGGGATGGCGACCCAGGGCGTTCCGGACCGGAAGGTGGTCCTCGGCCTGGCGCTGGTACTGGCCTCGGTCTGGTTGTTATGCCGCGAGCAGTCGGAGGGGCCGGCGGAGCCCCTAAGGCCCGTTCACGTCTGGCTACCGCTACTTTCCGGGAGCTGCCTTGGGCTCTTCCTGGTCCTCATGCATAGCGCGAGCAGCGGAGCCGTGCTCTGGCCGATGGTTGCGGTCCGCTGCGGCGGCGTCCTGGTGCTGCTGCTGTTTCTGGCTGCGGGCAGACAGGGGGGAGGCGACTGGGGCGCACTCCCCTGGAGAATGGTCCTCCTCAACGCCTTTCTTGACGTTTGCGGCAACGGATTTTATATCATGGCCGGGCATTCGGGACGGATGGACGTGGCCGCGGTGCTCAGTTCGCTGTTTCCGGGGGCCACCGTTTTTCTGGCCTGGCTGATTCTCAAGGAGAGGGTTTCCATGGTGCAGTTAGGGGGGGTCGCGACGGCGCTGGCAGCAATCGCGCTATTGACCTGA
- the gabT gene encoding 4-aminobutyrate--2-oxoglutarate transaminase encodes MRTTEVSQALRNKHVPPGVSILSPSFVKEARGAIIVDTEGRELIDFAGGIGVANVGHCHPKVVAAVKDQAEKFLHTCFHIVPYDLYIDLAARLNGLAPGDGDKMTIFLNSGAEAVENAIKIARHATGRPSVIAFENGFHGRTNLTMTLTSKVKPYKLGFGPFAPEIYRMPFAYCYRCPFGLKHPSCNTACAEHLEEFFISHVAAEKTAAVIAEPIQGEGGFVTPPPEYFPRLREICDKHGIMLIIDEVQTGMGRTGKLFAIDHWDVVPDLVTTAKSLGGGLPISAVTGKSEVMSAPHVGGLGGTYGGNPIALAAARAVLEIFTEDGLLARAEELGVKMRARFDEMQKRHEIIGEVRGKGPMLALELVRDRESKEPAAAEAKKLVNLCYQKGLVVLSCGNHGNVIRTLMPLVITDAELERGMSIMEESLQELRG; translated from the coding sequence ATGAGAACCACAGAAGTGTCGCAAGCGTTGCGCAACAAGCATGTACCGCCCGGTGTGAGCATCTTGTCCCCGTCCTTCGTCAAGGAGGCCCGCGGTGCCATTATCGTGGATACGGAAGGTCGCGAGCTGATCGACTTCGCCGGTGGGATCGGCGTCGCCAACGTCGGGCACTGCCATCCGAAGGTCGTCGCCGCCGTGAAGGACCAAGCCGAAAAGTTCCTGCACACCTGCTTCCACATCGTTCCCTACGACCTGTACATCGACCTCGCGGCGAGGTTGAACGGGCTGGCGCCGGGCGACGGGGACAAGATGACCATCTTCCTCAACTCCGGCGCGGAGGCGGTGGAGAACGCCATCAAGATCGCGCGCCACGCCACCGGACGCCCCTCGGTGATCGCCTTCGAGAACGGCTTTCACGGACGGACCAACCTCACCATGACCCTCACCAGCAAGGTGAAGCCGTACAAACTAGGTTTCGGCCCGTTCGCGCCGGAAATCTACCGGATGCCCTTCGCTTACTGCTACCGCTGCCCGTTCGGGCTCAAGCACCCCAGTTGCAACACGGCTTGTGCCGAGCACCTGGAGGAATTCTTCATAAGCCACGTCGCCGCAGAGAAGACTGCCGCCGTCATCGCTGAGCCGATCCAGGGGGAGGGTGGCTTCGTCACGCCGCCGCCCGAATACTTCCCCAGGCTGCGCGAGATCTGCGACAAACACGGGATCATGCTGATCATCGACGAGGTGCAGACCGGTATGGGGCGCACCGGCAAGCTGTTTGCCATCGATCACTGGGATGTGGTCCCCGACCTGGTCACCACCGCCAAGAGCCTGGGAGGGGGACTCCCGATCTCCGCCGTAACCGGGAAGTCAGAGGTAATGAGCGCGCCGCACGTAGGTGGGCTCGGAGGGACCTACGGAGGGAATCCCATCGCGTTGGCCGCGGCGCGGGCGGTACTGGAGATATTCACCGAGGACGGCCTGCTTGCGCGCGCCGAGGAACTCGGCGTCAAGATGCGCGCCCGCTTCGACGAGATGCAAAAGCGCCACGAGATCATCGGCGAGGTGCGCGGCAAGGGGCCGATGCTGGCGCTGGAGCTGGTGCGCGACCGGGAGAGCAAGGAGCCGGCAGCGGCGGAGGCGAAAAAGCTGGTCAACCTCTGCTACCAGAAAGGGCTGGTGGTTCTTTCCTGCGGCAACCACGGCAACGTGATCAGGACCCTGATGCCGCTGGTAATCACCGACGCCGAGCTCGAGCGCGGCATGTCCATCATGGAGGAGTCCCTGCAGGAGTTGAGGGGGTAG
- a CDS encoding putrescine aminotransferase, translated as MMRDVAYAKSEAQRMLNLLMTPEHEVPAAEREKIEQETVENFVNHINKGWLKYRKSMTEAGDYASVEWTGQGSILTDTRGREFIDILGGFGLYSAGIRHPKIVAAAKAQLDRSPQYSQEMLDPLRAHLGKVLAHLLPGDIQYGFFINSGTEAVDGAMKLAKLYTGKAGFISTERAFHGKTLGPLTLMGKAMYREPLLPLLGNVRHVPYGDAAAVEKAIVSAHQVGDGIAAMIAEPIQGEAGAIIPPDDYWPKLREICDKYGVLLIADEVQTGLGRTGTLFGVDHWNVTPDIICLGKALGGGVIPCSGFFASKKVWECMEPNPFMHSTTTGGNPIACAAALAYINVMLEEDLPRQAREKGEYIVSKLEGLKAKYPQVLKEVRGKGLLIGMDFPTDEMGWQVASGMFTRRVLTAGTFINAKSIRIEPALTIGYDLIDEMLVRLEDVFKSIAGKA; from the coding sequence ATGATGAGAGATGTAGCGTATGCGAAAAGCGAAGCCCAGAGGATGCTGAACCTGCTCATGACCCCGGAGCACGAGGTTCCTGCGGCCGAGCGCGAGAAGATCGAGCAGGAGACCGTGGAGAACTTCGTCAACCACATCAACAAGGGGTGGCTCAAGTACAGAAAATCGATGACCGAGGCCGGCGACTACGCCTCCGTCGAGTGGACCGGACAGGGCTCCATCCTCACCGACACCCGCGGCCGCGAGTTCATCGACATCCTGGGCGGCTTCGGCCTCTACTCAGCCGGGATCAGGCATCCCAAGATCGTCGCCGCCGCCAAGGCCCAGCTCGACCGCAGCCCCCAGTACAGCCAGGAGATGCTCGACCCGCTGCGCGCCCACCTGGGCAAGGTGCTCGCCCACCTGCTCCCCGGCGACATCCAGTACGGCTTCTTCATCAACTCCGGCACCGAGGCGGTGGACGGCGCCATGAAGCTCGCCAAGCTCTACACCGGCAAGGCAGGCTTCATCTCCACCGAGCGCGCCTTCCACGGCAAGACCCTTGGGCCGCTGACCCTCATGGGCAAGGCGATGTACCGCGAGCCGCTTCTGCCGCTTCTGGGCAACGTGCGCCACGTTCCTTACGGCGACGCCGCGGCGGTCGAGAAGGCAATCGTGTCTGCGCACCAGGTGGGTGACGGCATCGCCGCCATGATTGCCGAGCCGATCCAGGGCGAGGCCGGCGCCATCATCCCGCCGGACGATTACTGGCCGAAACTGCGCGAGATCTGCGACAAGTACGGCGTGCTCCTGATCGCCGACGAGGTGCAGACCGGTCTCGGGCGCACCGGCACCCTCTTCGGGGTGGACCACTGGAACGTGACCCCGGACATCATCTGCCTGGGCAAGGCCCTGGGGGGGGGCGTCATCCCCTGCTCCGGCTTCTTTGCCAGCAAGAAGGTGTGGGAATGCATGGAGCCGAACCCCTTCATGCACTCCACCACCACCGGCGGCAACCCGATCGCCTGCGCCGCGGCTTTGGCCTACATCAACGTGATGCTGGAAGAGGATCTGCCGCGCCAGGCGCGCGAGAAAGGGGAGTACATCGTCTCGAAGCTGGAGGGTCTGAAGGCGAAGTACCCGCAGGTCCTGAAAGAAGTGCGCGGCAAGGGGCTCCTGATCGGCATGGACTTCCCGACCGACGAGATGGGTTGGCAGGTCGCCTCCGGCATGTTCACCCGCCGCGTGCTGACCGCCGGCACCTTCATAAACGCGAAGAGCATCAGGATCGAGCCCGCCCTGACCATCGGCTACGACCTCATCGACGAGATGCTGGTCAGGCTCGAAGACGTCTTCAAGAGCATCGCCGGCAAGGCCTAG
- a CDS encoding aldehyde ferredoxin oxidoreductase family protein, with the protein MNLYMGKMLVVDLSAESVTTEPLRAEWLREYWGAWGLALAYYTDAVSPEVDPLAPENAVVIMTAPLCGTLVPLASRMCLVSKSPHTGTIFESNVGGSFGPELKYAGYDGIIIKGRASSPVFLKIDDDRVSIECAEHMAGQGIFETEKLMEAAMGAHGAKTLAIGPAAENLITYSMIGSESYRQFGRGGTGALFGSKNLKGIVCRGTGGVRVADMARFLERTDHYTKNDLLCDDNLWAKTDGTPILVEVTNEMGIHPTRNYTKGFNGRKDRLNSDAIQAAKLGNRACASCPMACGKFTRVNSAEIEGPEYETLCLGGSNCEVHDLEAVIRFNRLCDDLGLDTMTCGSTISLAMEMTENGVHDFKLRFGQVDEYLKVVYEIATLSTERGRDLAKGAKHLAAKYGAEDLSMEVKGLEMPAYEPRGNFGMGIAYATSERGACHLRAFPIFATDPHDIDALVSDVVDAQNANSIKWSLGFCDFWGTINTTIEADLMSAGLGEAVSAEELDQAGERIWTLSRLFNLAAGFTAADDTLPKKIMERPLEAGRHEGRVFSRPDLARAIQSYYQLRDWSAKGIPSSRKLAALGLDKKTL; encoded by the coding sequence ATGAATCTTTACATGGGAAAGATGCTGGTGGTAGATCTAAGCGCTGAGTCGGTTACGACTGAGCCGTTGCGAGCCGAGTGGCTCCGTGAGTACTGGGGTGCGTGGGGGCTGGCGCTAGCCTACTACACCGATGCAGTCTCGCCCGAGGTCGATCCCCTCGCGCCGGAAAACGCCGTGGTCATCATGACCGCCCCCCTGTGCGGGACCCTGGTGCCGCTCGCCTCCCGCATGTGCCTGGTCTCCAAGTCGCCGCACACCGGGACCATTTTTGAGTCAAACGTGGGGGGATCCTTCGGCCCCGAGCTGAAGTACGCCGGTTACGACGGCATCATCATCAAGGGACGCGCCAGCTCCCCCGTCTTCCTGAAGATAGACGATGACCGGGTCAGCATCGAGTGCGCCGAGCACATGGCGGGCCAGGGGATCTTCGAGACCGAGAAACTGATGGAGGCGGCCATGGGCGCCCACGGCGCCAAGACCCTCGCCATCGGACCGGCCGCCGAGAACCTGATCACCTACAGCATGATCGGCTCCGAGTCCTACCGCCAGTTCGGCCGCGGCGGGACCGGCGCCCTCTTCGGGAGCAAGAACCTGAAAGGCATCGTCTGCCGCGGCACCGGCGGCGTCCGGGTTGCCGACATGGCCAGGTTCCTGGAGCGCACCGACCACTACACGAAGAACGACCTCCTTTGCGACGACAACCTCTGGGCCAAGACCGACGGCACCCCCATCCTGGTGGAGGTAACCAACGAAATGGGGATCCATCCCACCCGCAACTACACCAAGGGCTTCAACGGCAGGAAAGACCGGCTGAACTCCGACGCCATCCAGGCCGCCAAGCTCGGCAACCGCGCCTGCGCCTCCTGTCCCATGGCCTGCGGCAAGTTCACCCGCGTCAACTCGGCCGAGATCGAAGGGCCTGAGTACGAGACGCTCTGCCTGGGAGGATCCAACTGCGAGGTGCACGACCTCGAGGCGGTGATCCGCTTCAACCGCCTGTGCGACGACCTGGGACTCGACACCATGACCTGCGGCAGCACCATAAGCCTCGCCATGGAGATGACCGAGAACGGCGTCCACGACTTCAAGCTCCGCTTCGGGCAGGTGGACGAGTACCTCAAGGTCGTCTACGAGATCGCCACCCTCTCCACCGAGCGCGGCCGCGACCTGGCCAAAGGGGCGAAGCACCTGGCCGCCAAGTACGGCGCGGAAGACCTCAGCATGGAGGTGAAAGGGCTCGAGATGCCCGCCTACGAGCCGCGCGGCAACTTCGGCATGGGGATCGCCTACGCCACGAGCGAGCGTGGCGCCTGCCACCTGCGCGCGTTCCCCATCTTCGCCACCGATCCGCACGACATCGACGCGCTGGTCTCCGACGTGGTCGATGCGCAGAACGCCAACTCGATCAAGTGGTCGCTCGGCTTCTGCGACTTCTGGGGCACGATCAACACGACCATCGAGGCGGACCTCATGTCGGCAGGGCTGGGCGAGGCGGTGAGCGCCGAGGAACTGGACCAGGCCGGCGAGCGGATCTGGACCCTGAGCCGGCTCTTCAACCTGGCGGCCGGCTTCACGGCGGCGGACGATACGCTGCCCAAGAAGATCATGGAGCGCCCGCTTGAGGCGGGGCGCCACGAAGGGCGCGTTTTCAGCCGTCCCGACCTCGCCCGGGCCATTCAGTCCTACTACCAGCTGCGCGACTGGAGCGCCAAGGGGATCCCGTCGTCTCGCAAGCTGGCCGCCCTCGGCCTCGACAAAAAGACCTTATAG
- a CDS encoding sigma 54-interacting transcriptional regulator, producing the protein MTIMADFVGENAPTPEQTHQDAFNAAQYNAMGDGIISVDTSGTVLLSDRVSRVSLDIYPGSSLSGQYPSLWGKVVETMRDRRPRFELSVQRGETSFLVTVSPVMVDDEVSGAICVFVENTDLEIMTRQLRSFRELTKELAAIIDSSSEGLWVFDGYGVVLRINPAAERNNRVKKEVVVGLTARELIEQGYMERSPALEVLGSKCVVNMLVNEGNRKLIVTGTPVFGDEGGIIRVVVSERDITEIDKLQRELEDQEAIKGQFWHHMLEQQQAELASQTIIAKSPRMITALRQAVKVSSADSTVLIHGESGVGKGLFADLIHKNSSRSAKPIIKLNCGAIPESLIESELFGHERGAFTGAQTAKPGYLELADNGILFLDEIAELPLASQVKLLRFLEDGRVTRLGGTTGRTVDVRIIAATHRDLEKMVVEKTFRLDLYYRLNVIPLYIPALRERQECLLPLIRHYIDYFSQKVGKQKRLARAALDALLAYGYPGNVRELMNLCERLVVMSETEVIDLQDLPKQLFGNVEEKPLSQSEQTLPVWPGDMTLEQILESVERSLLSDAMKEHGNQYRIAESLGINQSTVARKLKKYGIS; encoded by the coding sequence ATGACCATCATGGCCGATTTCGTGGGCGAAAACGCCCCGACCCCCGAGCAGACCCACCAGGACGCTTTTAATGCAGCGCAGTACAACGCCATGGGCGACGGCATCATCTCGGTAGACACATCCGGAACCGTGCTCCTGTCGGACCGGGTGAGCCGGGTGAGCCTCGACATCTACCCCGGGAGTTCGCTGAGCGGTCAGTACCCGTCGCTTTGGGGCAAGGTGGTCGAAACCATGCGCGACCGCAGGCCGCGCTTCGAGCTGTCGGTCCAGAGGGGCGAAACGAGCTTTTTGGTTACGGTGAGCCCGGTCATGGTCGACGACGAGGTCTCCGGCGCCATCTGCGTCTTCGTGGAGAACACCGATCTCGAAATCATGACCAGGCAGTTGCGCTCGTTCCGGGAACTGACCAAGGAACTGGCGGCCATCATCGACTCCTCTTCCGAAGGGCTCTGGGTCTTCGACGGCTACGGCGTGGTGCTGCGCATCAACCCGGCCGCCGAGCGCAACAACCGGGTCAAGAAGGAAGTGGTGGTCGGCCTGACCGCGCGCGAACTGATCGAGCAGGGGTACATGGAGCGCTCGCCTGCCCTGGAGGTGCTCGGGTCGAAGTGCGTGGTCAACATGCTGGTCAACGAGGGGAACAGGAAGCTGATCGTCACCGGCACGCCGGTTTTCGGCGACGAGGGGGGCATCATCAGGGTGGTGGTCTCGGAGCGGGACATCACCGAGATCGACAAGCTGCAGCGAGAGCTGGAGGACCAGGAGGCCATCAAGGGGCAGTTCTGGCACCACATGCTGGAGCAGCAGCAGGCCGAACTCGCCTCCCAGACCATCATCGCCAAGAGCCCGCGCATGATCACCGCCCTGCGCCAGGCGGTCAAGGTGAGCTCCGCCGACTCGACCGTGCTGATCCATGGCGAATCCGGCGTCGGCAAGGGGCTCTTTGCCGACCTGATCCACAAGAATTCGAGCCGCAGCGCCAAGCCCATCATCAAGCTCAACTGCGGCGCCATCCCGGAATCCCTCATCGAGTCCGAACTCTTCGGGCACGAGCGCGGTGCCTTCACCGGCGCCCAGACGGCCAAGCCCGGCTACCTCGAACTCGCAGACAACGGCATCCTCTTCCTGGACGAGATCGCCGAACTCCCGCTGGCGTCCCAGGTGAAGCTTTTGCGCTTTCTCGAGGACGGGCGGGTGACCAGGCTCGGCGGCACCACCGGTCGGACCGTCGACGTGCGCATCATCGCCGCCACCCACCGGGACCTGGAGAAGATGGTGGTGGAAAAGACCTTCCGCCTCGACCTCTACTACCGCCTCAACGTGATCCCGCTCTACATCCCCGCGCTGCGCGAACGCCAGGAATGCCTGTTGCCGCTCATCCGCCACTACATCGACTATTTCAGCCAGAAGGTCGGCAAGCAGAAGCGGCTGGCGCGCGCCGCCCTCGACGCCCTGCTCGCCTACGGCTATCCCGGCAACGTGCGGGAACTGATGAACCTGTGCGAGCGGCTGGTGGTCATGTCCGAGACCGAGGTGATCGACCTGCAGGACCTCCCCAAGCAGCTTTTCGGCAACGTCGAGGAAAAGCCCCTGTCGCAGTCCGAGCAGACCCTGCCGGTGTGGCCCGGGGACATGACACTGGAGCAGATCCTGGAAAGCGTGGAACGCTCCCTGTTGAGCGACGCCATGAAGGAGCACGGCAACCAGTACCGGATCGCGGAGTCACTGGGGATCAACCAGTCCACCGTGGCCCGCAAGCTCAAGAAGTACGGCATTTCCTAG
- a CDS encoding MoaD/ThiS family protein, translating to MKVTVKLFAHYRIGRFKVSVREYAPGTSVRTGIAELKFADPGPGVVLINGAPATLDHVLKDGDTLALFPLVSGG from the coding sequence ATGAAGGTAACCGTAAAGCTTTTTGCCCACTACCGCATCGGCAGGTTCAAGGTCTCCGTACGCGAGTACGCCCCGGGAACCTCGGTACGGACCGGCATCGCCGAACTGAAATTCGCCGATCCGGGCCCCGGCGTGGTCCTCATAAACGGCGCGCCGGCGACGCTCGACCACGTGCTGAAGGACGGCGACACCCTGGCACTGTTCCCGCTGGTCTCCGGCGGATGA
- a CDS encoding 3'-5' exonuclease, which yields MAVKQKGGPMNPLEIEVAIAALHSTGDFQVLRRLNLARDARLGRPGPGHAKVALCLDTETTGLNHKQDKVIELGIVAFEFDADSGEIFRITDRYSGFEDPGFAIPPEVQEITGISDDMVRGQAFDDAFVNALAEKSDLVIAHNAAFDRKFVETRFPAFVKLPWACTVCQIDWSAERLSSRTLEFLLFKTGALTINAHRALDDAEGVLGLLLERLPVSGASIFQALLKRAHEVTSRIFAVSAPFDKKDVLKERGYRWSDGSQGGSKAWWRDVPADVESEELAYLAREIYPRGNTGAVQIMRCDAYARFSVRE from the coding sequence ATGGCTGTGAAGCAAAAAGGGGGCCCGATGAACCCGCTGGAGATAGAAGTCGCCATTGCGGCCCTTCATTCCACAGGGGATTTCCAGGTGTTGCGCCGTTTGAACCTGGCGCGCGATGCGAGGCTCGGTCGCCCCGGCCCTGGTCACGCCAAGGTCGCTCTTTGCCTCGACACGGAGACCACCGGTTTGAATCACAAGCAGGACAAGGTCATCGAACTGGGAATCGTTGCCTTCGAGTTCGACGCCGACAGCGGCGAGATCTTCCGCATCACCGACCGCTATTCCGGTTTCGAGGATCCCGGCTTCGCCATCCCTCCCGAGGTACAGGAGATAACCGGCATCTCCGACGACATGGTGCGTGGCCAGGCCTTCGACGATGCCTTTGTCAACGCCCTGGCGGAGAAATCCGACCTGGTCATCGCGCACAACGCCGCCTTTGACCGCAAGTTCGTGGAGACCCGCTTTCCCGCCTTCGTGAAACTCCCCTGGGCCTGTACCGTCTGCCAGATCGACTGGAGCGCCGAACGCCTCTCTTCGCGCACCCTGGAGTTCCTCCTGTTCAAGACCGGCGCCCTCACCATCAACGCGCATCGCGCCCTGGACGACGCCGAGGGGGTGCTGGGGCTGTTGCTTGAGCGCCTGCCGGTGAGCGGCGCATCGATCTTTCAGGCGCTCTTGAAACGCGCCCACGAAGTGACCTCCCGCATCTTCGCGGTGTCCGCTCCGTTCGACAAGAAGGACGTCCTCAAGGAGAGGGGGTACCGCTGGAGTGACGGGTCGCAGGGGGGAAGCAAGGCCTGGTGGCGCGACGTCCCCGCGGACGTGGAGTCGGAGGAGCTTGCCTACCTGGCGCGGGAGATCTATCCCCGCGGCAACACCGGTGCGGTGCAGATCATGCGTTGCGACGCCTATGCAAGGTTCTCGGTACGTGAATAG
- a CDS encoding 4Fe-4S dicluster domain-containing protein, whose amino-acid sequence MKKELFANPDLCTGCNRCTIACSAKNEGVFQPSKARLRVTNFPLRGFSVPNVCFQCPKANCLEACPNDAMFRGADGVVRLNRDLCSGCGNCVNACPYGMVEQNAKGIPYKCDLCDGDPACVKECHAEALVHAAGDAALFQLKAAQMKTRPQSGTPLEKRHKVAQTIKRNSRG is encoded by the coding sequence TTGAAAAAAGAACTCTTCGCCAACCCGGACCTCTGCACCGGCTGCAACAGGTGCACCATCGCCTGCTCCGCAAAGAATGAAGGCGTCTTTCAACCAAGCAAGGCCAGGCTGCGCGTCACCAACTTCCCGCTGCGCGGCTTCTCGGTGCCGAACGTCTGCTTCCAGTGCCCCAAGGCCAACTGCCTGGAAGCCTGCCCCAACGACGCGATGTTTCGCGGGGCGGACGGGGTGGTCCGCCTGAACCGCGATCTCTGTTCCGGGTGCGGCAACTGCGTGAACGCCTGCCCCTACGGCATGGTCGAGCAAAACGCCAAGGGGATCCCCTACAAGTGCGACCTGTGTGACGGCGATCCCGCATGCGTCAAGGAGTGCCATGCGGAGGCACTGGTGCACGCCGCCGGGGACGCCGCACTGTTCCAGCTCAAGGCGGCGCAGATGAAAACGAGGCCCCAGTCGGGCACACCGCTCGAGAAGCGGCACAAGGTCGCCCAAACGATAAAAAGAAATTCCAGAGGCTAA